Proteins encoded in a region of the Enoplosus armatus isolate fEnoArm2 chromosome 16, fEnoArm2.hap1, whole genome shotgun sequence genome:
- the utp23 gene encoding rRNA-processing protein UTP23 homolog — protein sequence MKIKRQKQAKKTISFYKYNFSFREPFQILIDGTFCQAALKNKIQIKEQMPKYLMGEVQLCTTSCALKELETLGKELYGAKIILQRFQVRRCPHFKTPVPASECLLSMLAETNPHHYFVATQDHSVTAGLKKIPGVPLLYIILNTIVLDKPSQTSLDHVQAVQLGELVSPAQQQSIRSLKEEQGIGQKDGERRGKKRKRKQSNPNPLSCMKKKKKGVPTPPLKKKTTTEEGEKRKRSRNKKQRTEGGDNTSATAVTNT from the exons ATGAAGATCAAGCGACAGAAACAAGCCAAGAAAACCATAAGTTTCTACAAATACAACTTCAGCTTCAGGGAGCCCTTTCAGATCCTCATTGATGGGACTTTTTGTCAGGCGGCTTTGAAAAACAAGATTCAGATTAAAGAGCAAATGCCCAAATACCTGATGGGGGAGGTGCAGCTCTGCACTACAAG CTGTGCTCTGAAAGAACTGGAGACTCTGGGAAAAGAGCTGTATGGAGCCAAAATCATCCTGCAGAGGTTCCAAGTGAGGAGATGTCCCCATTTCAAGACCCCTGTCCCCGCTTCAGAGTGTCTGCTGTCCATGCTGGCAGAGACAAACCCACACCACTACTTCGTCGCTACACAG GACCACTCAGTTACTGCAGGCCTGAAGAAGATCCCTGGCGTCCCTCTGCTCTACATCATCCTCAACACCATCGTGCTGGACAAGCCCAGCCAGACGTCCCTCGACCACGTCCAGGCCGTCCAGCTGGGAGAGCTGGTCAGCCCGGCCCAGCAGCAGAGCATCCGCAGCCTGAAGGAGGAGCAGGGCATCGGCCAGAAGGACGGAGAGCGGcgggggaagaagaggaagaggaaacagagcaATCCTAACCCTCTGAGCtgcatgaagaagaagaagaaaggcgTGCCGACACCGCcgctgaagaagaagacgacgacagaggagggggagaagaggaaaagaagtcGAAACAAGAAACAAAGGACGGAGGGAGGAGACAACACGTCTGCTACTGCGGTTACAAATACATAA